The proteins below come from a single Chitinophaga pinensis DSM 2588 genomic window:
- a CDS encoding NmrA family NAD(P)-binding protein, with translation MNKQFKVLVTGATGKSGGSAVEELLRLGFPVRALVHSQDERSEKLAARGVEIVVGDLLRFDDMSAAMKGIDTAYFCFPVLTPGVLPATAYFAQAAREAGLKGIVNMSQVSARRNAKSNAAQDHWLGERLLDMSGVPVTHLRPTFFDDWFLYIREDIRQNNIIKLPFGKGRWAPVDSDDLGRVVAAILVNPGEYAGKTLNLYGPEEYDVFEMSEILSDVLGRKITYDPVSIQEFTKADAEKGAHTHFTQHVTHVAQDCLDGIFAGTNDNVASITGQKPTTLAEFFARTRAAFE, from the coding sequence ATGAATAAGCAATTCAAAGTTTTGGTGACCGGGGCAACAGGCAAGAGCGGCGGAAGTGCTGTTGAAGAGTTGCTCAGGTTGGGCTTTCCGGTGAGGGCCTTAGTACATAGTCAGGACGAACGTTCCGAGAAGCTTGCAGCTCGGGGGGTGGAAATAGTAGTAGGAGATTTATTGCGGTTTGATGATATGTCAGCAGCAATGAAGGGTATTGATACCGCGTATTTCTGTTTCCCGGTCCTGACACCGGGCGTTTTGCCGGCAACGGCTTATTTCGCCCAGGCAGCCCGAGAGGCGGGGCTTAAAGGTATCGTTAATATGTCTCAGGTATCGGCCAGACGTAATGCTAAAAGTAACGCTGCTCAGGACCATTGGTTGGGTGAAAGGTTACTGGACATGTCAGGTGTGCCAGTGACGCACTTGAGACCGACTTTTTTTGATGATTGGTTTTTATACATCCGGGAAGATATCCGGCAAAACAATATAATTAAGCTGCCCTTTGGAAAAGGTCGCTGGGCTCCGGTGGATTCTGATGATCTTGGACGTGTCGTGGCCGCAATTCTTGTAAATCCCGGTGAATATGCGGGTAAAACCCTTAATCTCTATGGCCCTGAAGAATATGATGTGTTTGAGATGAGCGAAATTCTTTCGGATGTACTGGGTCGGAAAATTACCTACGATCCGGTCAGCATACAGGAATTTACTAAAGCAGACGCTGAAAAAGGAGCTCATACTCATTTTACCCAGCATGTCACCCATGTTGCGCAGGATTGTCTTGATGGCATATTTGCAGGTACAAATGATAATGTAGCATCGATCACTGGCCAGAAACCAACAACACTTGCTGAATTTTTCGCGAGAACGAGAGCAGCATTCGAATAA
- a CDS encoding efflux RND transporter periplasmic adaptor subunit gives MNNKIKNLFVITIASVMVVTFSACGGKKAAETNTTGEEGHTENENIVEVTPAQYQSVGVKLGAAEMKAISGLLKVNGYIDVPPQNLASVTTQMGGIIKSTPLLQGSTVKKGEVIAVLENQDYVQLQQDYLESKSQLELTDAEYERQQTLASENVNSKKVLQQAKAQYQVAQARESAFRQRLQLINIDASSLTPSNIRSRVNVYSPVSGYVTKVNVNGGKFVNPNDVMFEIVDGADLHVELNVFEKDAVMVKPGQRVRFTLAGETTEQIATVQLVGREIRPDKTVTVHAIADGGSKAFLPGTYLKALIETGETQALALPENAIVDFSGKKYIFVETVAPAGEHTSKEKASASGDMGTPVTGTEKIHYFEMIEIAVGNADGGFVQVELPKDRNVNGKIVLNGAYDLLSKLKNSEEEGH, from the coding sequence ATGAACAATAAAATAAAAAACCTCTTCGTAATAACAATTGCAAGCGTGATGGTAGTAACCTTCAGCGCCTGCGGAGGAAAGAAAGCAGCAGAAACGAATACAACAGGAGAAGAAGGACATACAGAAAACGAAAATATAGTAGAGGTCACACCGGCACAATACCAGTCAGTCGGTGTGAAACTGGGTGCGGCTGAAATGAAAGCGATCAGTGGTCTGCTGAAAGTGAATGGCTATATTGATGTGCCTCCGCAAAACCTGGCAAGCGTCACCACACAAATGGGGGGAATCATCAAATCAACGCCGCTGTTACAGGGAAGTACGGTTAAAAAAGGAGAGGTGATAGCGGTACTGGAAAACCAGGACTATGTGCAGTTGCAGCAGGACTACCTGGAAAGTAAAAGCCAGCTGGAACTGACTGACGCGGAATACGAGCGCCAGCAGACACTCGCCAGCGAGAACGTAAACTCAAAAAAAGTCCTGCAGCAGGCAAAAGCACAATACCAGGTTGCCCAGGCAAGAGAAAGTGCGTTTCGCCAGCGCCTGCAGCTGATTAATATCGATGCGTCTTCGTTGACACCTTCCAACATACGGAGCCGTGTAAACGTCTATTCTCCCGTAAGTGGTTATGTAACAAAAGTGAACGTTAATGGCGGGAAATTTGTTAATCCTAATGATGTGATGTTTGAAATAGTAGACGGCGCAGATCTTCATGTGGAGCTGAACGTATTCGAGAAAGATGCAGTCATGGTGAAACCCGGTCAGCGGGTACGCTTTACACTGGCGGGCGAAACGACTGAACAGATAGCAACCGTGCAGCTGGTGGGGCGGGAGATCAGACCTGATAAAACTGTCACTGTCCATGCAATTGCGGATGGCGGCAGTAAGGCATTCCTGCCGGGAACCTACCTGAAAGCCCTGATAGAAACCGGCGAAACGCAGGCGCTTGCCTTGCCGGAAAACGCCATTGTAGATTTCAGTGGAAAGAAATACATATTTGTCGAAACTGTGGCGCCGGCTGGTGAGCATACCTCTAAGGAAAAGGCATCTGCCAGTGGAGACATGGGGACGCCAGTAACAGGTACAGAAAAAATACACTATTTTGAAATGATCGAAATCGCTGTTGGGAATGCTGATGGAGGTTTTGTGCAGGTGGAACTACCAAAAGATAGAAATGTAAATGGTAAAATCGTTCTTAATGGTGCATACGACCTGTTGTCAAAACTAAAGAACAGTGAAGAAGAAGGACATTAA
- a CDS encoding S9 family peptidase: protein MNKLLLTVSCVLAASQLYAQQALTADNYRFAESRLIYNTSQLIDNLPVAPEWLEDGRCWYRTLTARGAEFILVNPAKATRTAAFDHEKLAAALSRATGKTYQAYALPFRSFRFINADKSISFNVAGDAWTCDLQSYQCQKAKQTTENSVTYGPNEVVSPDGRLAAFIKDDNLWVREISGGAERALTTDGIKDFGYATDNAGWHSSDKPVLRWSHDSRKIATFKQDQRQVSDMYLVTTNIGKPVLKAWKYPLAGDPVIAMIHRVIIDVDQAKVIPIQVPADPHRGTLSDDISSSGTFDDVDWSDDNTELAFVSTSRNHKQEKLRIANAATGAVREVLEENVATQFESGQDAINWHYLKKTNEIIWYSERDDWGHLYLYDATTGRVKNQITKGQWLVTSVQRVDEKNRMIFFNACGLDAHNPYFSHFCKVNFDGSGFTDLTPETGNHKLSFSPDEQYFVDSYSQPDVPPITVLRNLKGKLMVSLEKTDISRLTATGWKAPVPFSVKAHDGKTDIYGVMFTPTHLDSQKKYPIIDYIYPGPQGGGVRDWSFLPARLDHQALAELGFIVMVLEGTSNPLRSKSYHDMNYGNMAENTLPDQITGIRQLAARYTYIDTSRVGIWGHSGGGFATAAALFRYPDFFKVGISESGNHENRSYEDDWGERYNGLTSESDYAKQANALYAGNLKGKLLLAHGMMDDNVPPYNTLLVIDALTKANKDYDLIVFPHARHGFAGDGPYMMRRRWDYFVRNLLHQEPPKEYQLMSKQDPRN, encoded by the coding sequence ATGAACAAACTACTTTTAACCGTTTCCTGTGTTCTTGCAGCCAGCCAGCTGTATGCGCAGCAAGCGCTGACGGCCGACAACTACCGCTTCGCCGAAAGCCGGCTTATTTATAACACCTCCCAGCTGATAGACAACCTTCCGGTCGCACCCGAGTGGCTGGAAGATGGCAGGTGCTGGTACCGTACATTAACGGCCCGCGGTGCTGAGTTTATTCTCGTCAATCCGGCTAAAGCAACCCGTACTGCCGCTTTCGATCATGAGAAACTGGCAGCAGCGCTATCCCGGGCAACAGGTAAAACCTATCAGGCCTACGCATTGCCCTTCCGCAGTTTCCGATTTATAAACGCTGATAAAAGTATCAGTTTTAATGTAGCAGGGGATGCCTGGACTTGTGACTTACAGTCTTATCAATGTCAGAAAGCTAAGCAGACAACTGAAAATAGTGTGACTTACGGTCCCAATGAAGTAGTCTCCCCTGATGGTCGTCTCGCAGCCTTTATAAAAGACGATAACTTATGGGTGCGCGAAATCTCCGGTGGTGCTGAACGTGCATTGACCACAGATGGCATAAAGGACTTCGGATACGCCACTGACAATGCCGGCTGGCACAGCAGCGATAAACCCGTATTACGCTGGTCACATGACTCCCGTAAAATTGCCACCTTCAAACAGGACCAGCGCCAGGTAAGCGATATGTACCTCGTTACTACTAATATCGGTAAACCAGTGCTGAAAGCCTGGAAATACCCATTAGCAGGAGATCCGGTGATTGCCATGATCCACCGGGTGATCATTGATGTTGATCAGGCAAAAGTGATTCCGATACAGGTACCGGCCGATCCGCATCGTGGCACCCTCAGTGATGATATTTCTTCCAGCGGCACCTTCGACGATGTTGACTGGAGTGATGATAATACCGAACTGGCATTCGTATCTACCTCACGGAATCACAAACAGGAGAAACTGCGTATCGCTAACGCAGCTACCGGCGCAGTACGTGAAGTGCTGGAAGAAAACGTAGCTACCCAGTTTGAATCCGGACAAGATGCGATCAACTGGCATTATCTGAAGAAAACGAATGAAATTATCTGGTATAGCGAACGTGATGACTGGGGACACTTGTACCTCTATGATGCAACAACCGGACGTGTAAAGAACCAGATCACCAAAGGACAATGGCTGGTTACCAGCGTGCAGCGGGTCGATGAAAAGAATAGAATGATATTCTTTAACGCCTGTGGTCTGGATGCGCATAACCCTTATTTCAGCCATTTTTGTAAAGTAAATTTTGATGGCAGCGGCTTCACTGATCTGACACCTGAGACGGGCAACCACAAACTGAGCTTCTCTCCCGATGAACAATACTTCGTGGATAGCTATTCTCAACCAGACGTTCCTCCAATCACTGTTTTACGCAACCTGAAAGGTAAATTGATGGTGAGCCTGGAAAAGACCGATATCTCACGCCTGACAGCTACTGGCTGGAAAGCGCCTGTGCCTTTCTCCGTAAAAGCCCACGATGGGAAAACCGACATTTATGGTGTAATGTTTACGCCGACTCATCTCGATAGCCAAAAGAAATATCCTATTATTGATTATATCTACCCTGGTCCGCAGGGAGGTGGCGTACGTGACTGGTCTTTCCTGCCAGCCCGTCTGGACCACCAGGCGCTCGCAGAGCTTGGATTCATTGTGATGGTACTGGAAGGAACCAGTAACCCGCTCCGCAGTAAAAGTTACCATGATATGAACTACGGTAACATGGCAGAAAATACGCTGCCTGATCAGATCACCGGTATACGTCAACTGGCAGCCCGTTACACCTACATCGACACCAGCCGCGTAGGTATCTGGGGCCACTCCGGAGGAGGTTTCGCCACTGCCGCCGCATTATTCCGTTATCCGGATTTCTTCAAGGTAGGTATCTCAGAATCAGGTAACCACGAAAATCGTAGCTATGAAGATGATTGGGGAGAGCGTTATAATGGATTGACATCCGAGTCAGACTATGCCAAACAGGCAAATGCCCTCTATGCCGGTAACCTGAAAGGAAAACTGTTGCTGGCACATGGTATGATGGATGATAATGTGCCTCCTTATAACACTTTACTGGTGATAGATGCGTTGACAAAAGCCAATAAGGACTATGATCTGATCGTATTCCCACATGCCAGACATGGTTTCGCAGGAGATGGACCTTACATGATGCGCCGCAGATGGGATTATTTTGTTCGTAACCTGCTTCACCAGGAGCCGCCAAAAGAATACCAGCTAATGAGCAAACAGGATCCGAGGAATTAA
- a CDS encoding AraC family transcriptional regulator — protein sequence MAIISQLQDFPMRTPVTRDYFQNWNIRVVNSESIACENYISPNRRDFYKILFIKEGSGLFSLGENNYRINGLTILFLHPNEIISWRSFSSSLVGHYCLFKKRYVDAHSMLKYAMDKHKLFTDTSRSVITLQEAPAETINKLFLQMHEYGNAGGALSEDALQAYLQLLIVESVKTAEFPKPDSVSEDYRHIHHFFRLLEMEASNINQQNPISIKTAKEFADRLALSPNYLNAMLKKYTGQNISTHIKNRLLEESKALLLQTDWTLNDIGISIGFAEQPNFTQFFKKNIGITPSEFRKSYAFMA from the coding sequence ATGGCTATTATTTCTCAGTTGCAGGATTTTCCCATGCGGACTCCCGTCACAAGGGATTATTTTCAGAATTGGAATATTCGTGTTGTGAACAGTGAGTCGATTGCCTGTGAGAATTATATATCTCCTAACAGGCGGGATTTCTATAAGATTTTATTTATTAAAGAAGGAAGCGGATTGTTCTCCCTTGGTGAGAATAACTATCGGATCAATGGATTAACAATTCTCTTTCTTCATCCGAATGAGATCATTTCCTGGCGTAGCTTCTCATCCTCGCTGGTAGGTCATTACTGTCTTTTTAAGAAAAGATACGTTGATGCACATTCAATGTTGAAATACGCAATGGATAAGCATAAATTGTTTACTGACACGAGCAGAAGCGTGATCACTCTTCAGGAGGCTCCGGCAGAAACGATCAATAAATTATTTTTGCAGATGCATGAATATGGCAACGCCGGAGGAGCACTGTCTGAAGATGCCTTGCAGGCATATCTGCAGCTATTGATCGTGGAGAGCGTGAAGACAGCAGAATTTCCCAAACCGGATAGCGTCTCTGAGGATTACAGACATATCCATCACTTCTTCCGGTTACTGGAAATGGAGGCATCAAATATAAATCAACAGAACCCGATCAGCATCAAGACCGCAAAAGAGTTTGCAGATCGCCTTGCGCTATCGCCAAACTACCTGAATGCCATGCTGAAAAAATACACAGGACAGAATATCAGTACGCATATTAAAAACCGCCTGTTAGAAGAAAGCAAAGCACTGTTGCTGCAAACAGATTGGACATTGAATGATATAGGAATATCGATTGGCTTTGCCGAACAACCAAATTTTACACAGTTTTTCAAAAAGAATATTGGTATTACTCCAAGCGAATTCAGGAAAAGCTACGCCTTCATGGCGTAA
- a CDS encoding GlxA family transcriptional regulator produces the protein MINESISANHTGTKKKVVIVALTGQMLIDFAGPSDVFTNADKCLLELGNKEGYDISVVAPTRDRKIRTTTGMEINFQTCAMDIDTLIDTLIVAGEDHLEPVASDLEPFYQWLAGKNEHNTRRIASVCIGAFALAKVGLLNGRKATTHWSMLDQLKKEYPQIEVDPDAFFTRDRNVYCSAGVSSGIDLALSLVEEDFGRDIANRVARQLVFYLNRPGSQAQFGNLLPAYEGANIGKKLQDWLEEHLHEPIDVGRIADHFNMSVRNLTRVVQKQTGMPPAKFIEKMRVEKARKYLEDTDMPLERIAEHCGLGNLVSMRRMFLRHLMTTPSDYRRVFRTSLNRSNLY, from the coding sequence ATGATTAATGAATCTATTAGCGCTAATCATACCGGAACAAAGAAGAAAGTCGTAATCGTAGCCCTTACCGGACAAATGCTCATTGATTTTGCCGGTCCGTCAGATGTATTTACGAATGCGGATAAATGCCTGCTGGAGCTGGGAAACAAAGAGGGGTATGATATTTCAGTTGTCGCACCTACGCGTGACAGGAAGATTCGTACGACTACAGGCATGGAAATTAATTTCCAGACCTGTGCGATGGACATTGATACGCTGATAGACACATTGATCGTAGCCGGAGAAGATCACCTGGAACCTGTAGCCAGCGATCTGGAACCATTTTATCAGTGGCTCGCAGGAAAGAATGAGCATAATACGCGTCGGATCGCCTCCGTATGTATCGGGGCTTTTGCCCTGGCGAAAGTTGGATTACTGAATGGGCGGAAAGCCACGACACACTGGTCAATGCTTGACCAGTTAAAGAAGGAGTATCCGCAGATAGAAGTCGATCCGGACGCATTTTTTACCCGGGACAGAAATGTTTATTGTTCAGCGGGCGTTTCATCAGGAATTGATCTCGCACTATCACTCGTTGAAGAAGATTTCGGACGGGATATTGCCAACAGGGTTGCCAGACAGCTCGTGTTTTATCTGAACAGACCCGGTTCCCAGGCGCAGTTTGGAAATCTATTGCCTGCATATGAAGGAGCCAACATCGGAAAAAAATTACAGGACTGGCTTGAAGAACATCTGCATGAACCAATAGATGTAGGCAGAATAGCCGATCATTTTAATATGAGTGTCCGTAACCTTACACGGGTAGTGCAAAAACAAACGGGGATGCCCCCGGCGAAGTTTATAGAAAAGATGAGGGTGGAAAAAGCCCGGAAATACCTGGAAGATACTGACATGCCACTGGAGAGGATCGCAGAACATTGTGGACTGGGCAATCTGGTATCCATGCGTAGGATGTTCTTACGCCATCTGATGACAACACCGTCTGATTACCGGCGTGTTTTCCGTACTTCTTTAAATCGTTCTAATCTATACTGA
- a CDS encoding SDR family NAD(P)-dependent oxidoreductase yields the protein MEQKIWFVTGASKGFGLEIVKAVLAAGDKVVATVRGNVEQLEAALGNVPELLVVNMDVVNEQEVQQAVGTAITRFGRLDVVVNNAGFGIVAAIEEASDEETRKQYDTNVFGLLNVVRAVLPHLRRHRSGHIINFSSLFGYGAIPGFALYGSTKFAVEGISEGLALELAPFNIKVTSLAPGLFRTQFLSTGSHVYATNPIADYESTAVGQMKSLPASLHGNQSGDPAKLAKVVVELAGVENPPVHLPVGKDALEIYRSGRAKTDEEINAWVGKFSATEIDS from the coding sequence ATGGAACAGAAAATATGGTTTGTAACAGGTGCGAGTAAAGGATTCGGTTTAGAGATCGTAAAAGCGGTACTTGCTGCCGGAGATAAAGTGGTTGCTACTGTCAGAGGTAATGTGGAACAATTGGAAGCCGCATTGGGAAATGTCCCTGAGCTGCTGGTTGTGAATATGGATGTAGTAAATGAACAGGAAGTTCAGCAGGCTGTTGGTACAGCGATAACAAGGTTTGGAAGACTGGATGTGGTTGTAAATAATGCAGGTTTTGGCATTGTGGCTGCCATCGAGGAAGCTTCCGATGAAGAGACGAGAAAACAATACGATACAAATGTATTCGGGCTGCTGAATGTAGTGCGGGCTGTGTTACCGCATTTGCGCCGGCACCGTTCAGGACATATTATCAATTTCTCTTCCTTGTTTGGGTATGGTGCTATCCCGGGATTCGCACTATATGGGTCTACTAAATTTGCTGTGGAAGGTATCTCTGAAGGATTGGCGCTCGAGCTGGCCCCTTTTAATATAAAAGTCACTTCGCTGGCGCCCGGATTATTTCGTACTCAATTCCTGAGTACCGGCTCCCATGTTTATGCAACAAATCCGATTGCAGATTATGAATCAACCGCAGTAGGACAGATGAAAAGTCTGCCCGCCTCCCTGCATGGTAATCAGTCGGGAGATCCGGCTAAATTGGCAAAAGTGGTCGTTGAGCTGGCCGGAGTGGAGAATCCCCCTGTTCATCTGCCCGTAGGTAAGGACGCCCTGGAGATATATAGGTCCGGCAGAGCGAAAACAGATGAAGAGATCAATGCCTGGGTGGGGAAATTCAGTGCTACTGAAATAGATAGCTAA
- a CDS encoding TetR/AcrR family transcriptional regulator: MRITMLNTTSDFRDLRFEKIESLKPRERVLKTAIALFNKHGVHTIGIDRIIAESGVSKRSFYNYFPSKSDLIAAYLDFWDAFRFDNLEKHISIAKGGAKGEILAVFDSLEDWITQSDFNGCNFTRGLNEFSDEDTRPLREKVDAHFKKSTDFITARLADLVKPGKTKTLLPQLLSLILGAMVVAHITGDTKIAQLNKKIARTLLEE, encoded by the coding sequence TTGAGAATTACTATGTTGAATACTACTTCGGATTTCAGGGACCTGCGCTTTGAGAAGATCGAATCACTGAAACCACGTGAACGGGTTTTGAAAACGGCGATTGCTCTTTTCAACAAGCATGGTGTACATACTATCGGCATCGATCGTATTATTGCTGAAAGTGGCGTATCGAAAAGATCTTTCTATAACTACTTCCCCTCTAAGTCGGACCTTATTGCTGCGTACCTGGATTTTTGGGATGCTTTTCGTTTTGACAATCTCGAAAAACACATTTCAATTGCGAAAGGTGGCGCCAAAGGGGAGATCCTGGCAGTCTTCGACTCTCTTGAAGACTGGATCACCCAATCGGACTTCAACGGTTGTAACTTCACCCGTGGTTTGAATGAATTCAGTGACGAAGATACCAGACCACTTCGCGAGAAAGTGGACGCCCATTTTAAAAAGAGTACAGATTTTATAACTGCCCGTCTGGCTGATCTTGTAAAACCTGGTAAAACGAAGACGCTACTGCCACAACTCTTGAGTCTTATTTTGGGGGCAATGGTTGTTGCTCACATAACGGGAGACACAAAAATCGCACAACTTAATAAAAAAATTGCCCGGACCTTATTAGAAGAGTAG
- a CDS encoding heavy metal translocating P-type ATPase → MSNSQHTNHKGPHEAHDHQHEHAHKHGGLFGESTELIFSLICGAFLLAGFLDEKLLQLQPAWIGIAIFVIAYIFGAFFTIKEAVESISKGQFEIDFLMLVAAAGAAALGEWAEGALLLFLFSLGHSLEHMAMEKARKSIEALAGLAPKTALIRRNGSQVEVPVEELKKGDVVLVKPNSKIPADGIVVSGTSAVNQAPVTGESIPVEKVAVSDPGTDYPDEKKIPGQHKVFAGTINGAAVLEIKTLKEAKDSTLARVVQMVKEAEQQQSPTQQFTKRIERFYVPAVLILVTLLLFAFLVIDESFSKSFYRAMAVLVAASPCALAISTPSAVLSGVARAARQGVLIKGGRPLEDLGVLTALAFDKTGTLTEGKPRLNTIVTLNGTSEKELLRVAVAVEKQSDHPLASAIVKGGMEKLGNTSIEDADNVKAVMGKGVEAGLKGEKVWIGNDELFKAIGGADIPADITQKIAALQQEGNTAMLVRKGDIYLGILGVMDLPRPEAASVLSELKEMGIKKMVMLTGDNQLVADAVAKKIGITEARGSLLPEEKVAAIDELRKQENKLAMVGDGVNDAPAMAKSTVGIAMGAAGSDVALETADIALMADKIDNLPFAIGLSRKSKAVIRQNLVVSLGVVAILIPLTISGVANIGPAIIAHEGSTLLVVFNALRLLVYKRNMNNR, encoded by the coding sequence ATGAGTAATAGTCAACACACGAATCATAAAGGACCGCACGAAGCGCATGATCATCAGCATGAACATGCGCATAAACATGGAGGTCTCTTCGGAGAAAGCACGGAATTGATCTTCTCACTAATATGTGGCGCATTCCTCCTCGCAGGATTTCTGGATGAAAAGTTATTGCAGCTCCAACCTGCCTGGATTGGAATTGCCATTTTTGTGATAGCCTACATTTTTGGTGCATTCTTCACCATAAAAGAAGCAGTAGAAAGTATCAGCAAAGGTCAGTTTGAAATTGATTTCCTCATGTTGGTGGCTGCTGCAGGTGCTGCTGCTTTGGGGGAGTGGGCAGAGGGTGCATTATTGTTATTCCTGTTTAGCCTGGGGCATTCGCTTGAACACATGGCTATGGAAAAAGCCCGGAAGTCAATTGAAGCACTGGCCGGCCTGGCGCCTAAAACGGCTTTGATACGTCGTAATGGATCGCAGGTCGAGGTGCCAGTAGAGGAATTAAAGAAAGGAGATGTTGTATTGGTAAAACCCAATAGCAAAATACCGGCAGATGGTATTGTCGTATCGGGTACCAGTGCCGTAAACCAGGCGCCTGTCACCGGGGAAAGTATACCTGTTGAAAAGGTAGCGGTCTCTGATCCCGGAACAGATTATCCGGACGAAAAGAAAATCCCCGGACAGCATAAAGTATTTGCAGGAACAATCAATGGAGCCGCCGTCCTTGAGATCAAAACTTTAAAAGAAGCAAAAGACTCTACGTTGGCCCGTGTCGTGCAGATGGTAAAAGAAGCAGAACAGCAACAATCTCCCACACAACAATTCACTAAGAGGATAGAAAGGTTTTATGTGCCGGCAGTATTGATATTGGTGACCTTACTGTTGTTTGCTTTTCTTGTCATCGATGAATCATTCAGCAAAAGCTTTTATCGCGCCATGGCTGTACTGGTGGCTGCAAGTCCTTGTGCGCTGGCTATTTCAACGCCAAGTGCGGTTTTAAGTGGTGTAGCAAGAGCTGCCAGACAAGGAGTGTTAATCAAAGGTGGACGTCCCCTGGAAGATCTTGGCGTATTGACGGCACTGGCATTTGATAAAACAGGTACACTGACAGAAGGAAAACCCAGGCTGAACACCATCGTCACACTGAATGGAACCAGCGAGAAGGAACTTTTAAGGGTAGCTGTTGCCGTAGAAAAGCAAAGCGATCATCCACTGGCATCTGCCATTGTAAAAGGTGGTATGGAGAAGTTGGGGAATACCAGCATCGAAGATGCAGACAATGTAAAAGCCGTCATGGGAAAAGGGGTAGAGGCCGGCCTGAAAGGAGAGAAGGTCTGGATAGGTAACGACGAACTATTTAAAGCTATCGGAGGCGCTGATATACCAGCAGATATCACACAGAAAATAGCAGCGTTACAGCAGGAAGGAAATACCGCCATGCTGGTCCGTAAGGGAGATATTTATCTCGGTATATTGGGTGTAATGGATCTGCCAAGACCGGAAGCCGCATCTGTACTCAGCGAATTAAAAGAGATGGGCATCAAAAAGATGGTCATGCTGACGGGTGATAACCAACTCGTTGCCGATGCGGTAGCTAAAAAGATCGGCATTACGGAAGCACGGGGAAGCCTACTGCCGGAAGAAAAGGTCGCCGCCATTGATGAATTACGGAAACAGGAAAACAAACTGGCGATGGTAGGTGATGGGGTGAATGACGCCCCTGCAATGGCCAAAAGCACCGTCGGAATTGCCATGGGAGCCGCCGGTAGTGATGTGGCCCTGGAAACGGCAGACATTGCCTTAATGGCCGATAAAATTGATAATCTGCCCTTTGCAATCGGGCTGAGTCGGAAAAGCAAAGCCGTGATCCGGCAGAACCTGGTTGTCAGCCTCGGCGTAGTGGCCATCCTAATACCCCTGACGATCTCCGGTGTCGCCAATATCGGTCCGGCTATCATCGCACACGAAGGATCAACCCTGTTGGTGGTCTTTAATGCCTTACGTTTACTTGTGTACAAAAGAAATATGAACAACAGATAA
- a CDS encoding carbonic anhydrase, with translation MGKFEEFQFRTQPWFDQSNFQGFNQAIPMKTIVIYCFDPRAAEIPQAVATYFGDEVYPGENIINEEGARVGHTRTLFEVSNAGGRALSALQSVATMEYLFHVQNVVVVHHSFCGATAFTPEQLINEFHEHHHADLTSVIDHDSMAIMDYEKSLQHDLQLLRNSPAVPKNIKLYGFFYEMNSGKLTEVLRDIPDESKA, from the coding sequence ATGGGGAAATTTGAAGAATTTCAATTCAGAACACAGCCCTGGTTCGATCAATCGAATTTCCAGGGATTTAATCAGGCAATCCCGATGAAGACCATCGTGATCTATTGCTTCGACCCTCGTGCCGCGGAAATTCCACAGGCGGTCGCCACCTATTTCGGTGATGAGGTCTATCCCGGAGAAAACATTATCAATGAAGAAGGCGCCAGGGTAGGTCATACCCGCACGCTGTTTGAAGTGTCGAATGCAGGTGGCCGCGCATTGTCTGCGTTGCAGTCAGTAGCTACTATGGAATACCTCTTCCACGTTCAGAACGTTGTAGTCGTGCATCATTCTTTTTGCGGCGCTACGGCATTCACTCCTGAACAACTGATCAATGAATTCCACGAACATCACCATGCCGATCTGACCAGTGTCATAGATCATGATAGTATGGCCATCATGGATTATGAAAAGTCGCTGCAACATGATCTTCAATTGCTGCGGAATAGCCCGGCAGTACCTAAGAACATCAAGCTATATGGATTTTTTTATGAGATGAATTCCGGCAAACTGACGGAGGTTTTAAGGGATATTCCGGATGAGAGTAAGGCTTGA